The region CTTTTTAACGGAGTACGGTCTGGGTTCTGCGTATTACAGTGACACCCAAATATTCACACACGAACTTGGGATTTTTATTGAAACCTGTGCCCAGGCCATGGATGGGGTTCCGGGCAAGGCGAAGCCTGCTGTGTTATGGCTGGCTTTGGTGAGTGTATAAAAAAAGAGGAGTTACTTCGATGCCTTTAGTCGTGAATACCAACGTTTCATCACTGAACGCCCAGCGCTACCTGAGCAACAACACCACCGCACTCGGTAAAACCATGGAGAAGCTGGCCTCCGGGTATCGCATCAACAGGGCGGGCGATGACGCCGCCGGTCTGCAGGTGTCCGAGAAATTGCGGGCCCAGATTCGGGGTTCTCAAAAAGCACTGGACAACGTTCAGGATGGCATTAACATGCTGAACATCGCCGATGGAACCTATCAGGCCATTACCGATGCCGTGCAGCGGATGCGGGAACTGGCCGTGCAGGCGGCCAACGATACCTACAGCACTGCTCAGCGTTCCGCCATGCAGATTGAGTTCAACTCCCTGGCTTCCGGGATCACCCAGATGGCGCAGGCGGCTCAGTTCAACGGCATTCACCTGCTGGATGCCAGCAGCCCGACGACTCTGGTCTTGCAGATTACGGCCAATCAGGGGGGAGACGCCGATTCCCTTGATATTACGAGCGCTCTGGTGGATGTAACGGCCAGCACGCTGGGGATTGCCTCCGCCACTCTGGATAATCACAGCGCCGCTCAGAGCGCCATTGCCCTGCTGGATTCGGCCATTGATGATTTGAACGCGGCCCGTGGAAAACTGGGGGCCTTTACCAACCGACTGGAGTACACGGCCCAGAACCTGGCCACCAACGTGGAAAATACCTCGGCTTCCGAATCGAGGGTGCGCAACGTGGACGTGGCTATGGAGAGCGCCAGTCTGGCTCGAAACCAGATACTCCAGCAGGCGTCCCAGGCCATGTTGGCCCAGGCCAATCAGGCCCCGCAGCTGGCCCTGCAATTACTGCGAGGCTAGGCCGTCGGTTCCGGGTAAGCACGACTCGAACCCTACAGGCAGACGATCCGGTCACAAGCCGGGTCGTTTGTCTTTGGGGAGGCGGAGACTGGGTG is a window of Vampirovibrio chlorellavorus DNA encoding:
- a CDS encoding flagellin N-terminal helical domain-containing protein, which translates into the protein MPLVVNTNVSSLNAQRYLSNNTTALGKTMEKLASGYRINRAGDDAAGLQVSEKLRAQIRGSQKALDNVQDGINMLNIADGTYQAITDAVQRMRELAVQAANDTYSTAQRSAMQIEFNSLASGITQMAQAAQFNGIHLLDASSPTTLVLQITANQGGDADSLDITSALVDVTASTLGIASATLDNHSAAQSAIALLDSAIDDLNAARGKLGAFTNRLEYTAQNLATNVENTSASESRVRNVDVAMESASLARNQILQQASQAMLAQANQAPQLALQLLRG